Proteins from a genomic interval of Pseudomonas anuradhapurensis:
- the rpsR gene encoding 30S ribosomal protein S18 yields the protein MARFFRRRKFCRFTAEDVKEIDFKDLNTLKAYVSETGKIVPSRITGTKARYQRQLATAIKRARFLALLPYTDSHGR from the coding sequence ATGGCACGTTTCTTCCGTCGTCGTAAATTCTGCCGCTTCACTGCTGAAGACGTGAAAGAGATCGACTTCAAAGATCTCAACACCCTGAAAGCTTACGTATCCGAAACCGGCAAGATCGTTCCAAGCCGTATCACCGGTACCAAAGCTCGTTATCAGCGTCAGCTGGCTACCGCTATCAAGCGCGCCCGCTTCCTGGCCCTGCTGCCCTACACCGACAG